The Ooceraea biroi isolate clonal line C1 chromosome 1, Obir_v5.4, whole genome shotgun sequence genome has a window encoding:
- the LOC105280374 gene encoding transcription initiation factor TFIID subunit 13 isoform X2 gives MSAEETFEQFEDEETEIPIGGTLPGGRKRLFSKELRCMMYGFGDDQNPYTESVDLIEDLVIEFITDMTHKAMEIGRTGRVQVEDIVFLVRKDARKYARVKDLLTMNEELKKARKAFDEVKYAE, from the exons TTTGAGGACGAAGAGACAGAAATTCCAATTGGTGGTACTCTACCTGGTGGAAGGAAGCGGCTCTTCTCTAAGGAGTTACGTTGCATGATGTATGGCTTTGGCGATGATCAAAATCCTTATACAGAAAGTGTTGATCTGATAGAAGATCTGGTTATTGAATTCATCACGGATATGACGCACAAAGCTATGGAAATTGGGCGCACAGGACGAGTTCAAGTAGAGGATATTGTATTTCTAG TCAGAAAAGATGCCAGAAAATATGCCAGAGTGAAAGATCTTTTAACAATGAATGAAGAACTGAAGAAAGCAAGAAAAGCATTCGATGAAGTTAAATATGCAG AATAA
- the LOC105280374 gene encoding transcription initiation factor TFIID subunit 13 isoform X1: protein MSAEETFEQFEDEETEIPIGGTLPGGRKRLFSKELRCMMYGFGDDQNPYTESVDLIEDLVIEFITDMTHKAMEIGRTGRVQVEDIVFLVRKDARKYARVKDLLTMNEELKKARKAFDEVKYAGTVKD, encoded by the exons TTTGAGGACGAAGAGACAGAAATTCCAATTGGTGGTACTCTACCTGGTGGAAGGAAGCGGCTCTTCTCTAAGGAGTTACGTTGCATGATGTATGGCTTTGGCGATGATCAAAATCCTTATACAGAAAGTGTTGATCTGATAGAAGATCTGGTTATTGAATTCATCACGGATATGACGCACAAAGCTATGGAAATTGGGCGCACAGGACGAGTTCAAGTAGAGGATATTGTATTTCTAG TCAGAAAAGATGCCAGAAAATATGCCAGAGTGAAAGATCTTTTAACAATGAATGAAGAACTGAAGAAAGCAAGAAAAGCATTCGATGAAGTTAAATATGCAGGTACTGTCAAAGATTAG
- the LOC105280373 gene encoding protoporphyrinogen oxidase has product MTIILGGGISGLSAAYYAAKNAKITSINLLEASNRLGGWIRSRVSPNGAVFEQGPRTIRLVGAAGKNTLDLVEDLQLTDKLIHIELNHPAVKNRLIYSDEILHLLPTSLAGFFKTTSLLNRSLISCIWSDLRAPKVSKEDESIHSFFQRRFGQDVADNLISPIICGICAGDAREISVKFLFKSLFEAEQEHGSVVKGMLLNRLQRSKKGDSAGTSDAESAVPHGGLAARAQAKRWTSWGLQGGLEQLPQTLADSLKERGVEIQTGKKCEKLTFKPDHVELSVNSGGTRECSRVISSICAKDLAELVQEQHPTLSAELKAIPTVTVAVVNLEFQENVLPLQAFGFLIPPKENLPLLGVIFDSCVFPQKSTVLTVMMGGAWFEKYFGPNPTEEQLLKTATDHTRDILCIEEEPVARNVAILKDCIPQHVVGHTQRVKRIREYIFEHRIPLGLCGSSYDGVGLNDVILSAKQVVRDIVK; this is encoded by the exons ATGACTATAATATTAGGAGGTGGTATATCTGGTCTATCAGCAGCGTATTATGCTGCTAAAAATGCGAAAATTACTTCCATTAATTTGCTGGAAGCGTCCAATCGCCTGGGTGGTTGGATACGCAGCAGAGTATCGCCAAATGGAGCAGTCTTCGAGCAGGGACCAAGAACCATCAGATTAGTTGGAGCAGCTGGAAAGAACACTCTTGACTTAGTAGAGGACCTCCAACTGACTGATAAGTTAATTCATATCGAATTAAATCATCCCGCAGTAAAAAACAGATTGATTTACTCAGACGAAATATTGCATTTGCTTCCCACCTCGTTAGCAGGTTTTTTCAAAACTACTTCACTGCTGAATCGTTCCTTGATAAGTTGCATATGGAGCGATCTGAGAGCACCCAAAGTATCCAAAGAGGATGAAAGTATACACAGCTTCTTTCAGAGAAGATTCGGCCAGGATGTCGCGGACAATCTGATCAGTCCAATAATCTGTGGAATTTGCGCGGGGGACGCGCGTGAGATAAGcgtcaagtttttatttaaatctctgTTCGAGGCGGAGCAGGAGCACGGATCTGTAGTGAAGGGTATGCTGCTGAATAGACTGCAGAGGTCAAAAAAAGGTGACTCGGCAGGCACAAGCGATGCCGAATCCGCGGTTCCGCATGGAGGTTTGGCGGCCAGAGCCCAAGCGAAACGTTGGACATCATGGGGCCTGCAGGGAGGACTCGAACAATTGCCTCAAACGTTAGCCGACAGTTTAAAGGAACGGGGAGTGGAGATACAAACTGGGAAGAAGTGCGAGAAGCTCACGTTTAAACCGGACCACGTGGAACTGTCGGTCAACTCAGGCGGTACTCGGGAATGCTCGCGCGTGATCTCGAGTATATGTGCTAAGGACTTGGCCGAGCTGGTGCAGGAGCAACATCCCACGCTGTCGGCGGAATTGAAGGCGATACCCACCGTGACGGTAGCGGTAGTCAACCTCGAATTTCAGGAGAACGTGTTGCCGTTGCAAGCGTTCGGCTTCCTCATACCTCCGAAGGAGAATCTTCCTCTGTTGGGAGTGATCTTCGACTCCTGTGTATTCCCTCAGAAATCCACG GTGTTAACAGTAATGATGGGAGGCGCGTGGTTCGAGAAATATTTCGGGCCTAATCCGACGGAGGAACAACTGTTAAAAACGGCAACCGACCACACGCGAGACATTCTGTGTATTGAGGAGGAACCAGTTGCACGTAACGTTGCCATTCTGAAGGATTGTATTCCGCAGCACGTAGTGGGTCATACTCAACGTGTAAAACGCATCCGTGAATACATTTTCGAACACCGCATCCCCCTCGGGCTGTGCGGTTCCTCGTACGACGGCGTGGGACTCAATGACGTTATTCTGTCAGCAAAACAGGTGGTTCGTGACATCGTCAAGTAA
- the LOC113562728 gene encoding uncharacterized protein LOC113562728, with translation MDKKGRKDARTRADRQKKRQFRGNQHTAEQDSEFTSTSAKKLRTAKDIDFPVSNEFGYCILNFFAVFSTIASLVICKNCKRNMQFSQTPNRGLGFKIYVKCSCNEVYINSSPFINNAYEINRRIVFVLRICGVGREGLNLFCSLMDICQGIAANTYYACLENIYVAASAVYSCILKEAIEEEKEKNKEAGNIETHLTVSGDGTWKKRGFSSLFGVSTLVGKYSNKVVDAMIKSSFCQACNLWNNKKDDNIAEYNEWYETHEETCSRNHEGSAGKMEIDAITEMFVRSKEKHGVLYVKYIGDGDSKTFRGILNVDPYAEDEITVIKKECVGHAEKRMGTRLRNAKKHNKGIVGKGAGKLTDKMIGELTTYYGLAIRRHPDSVEEMRKAIWATYYHKSSSDNKPQHQNCPPGEESWCKWSKAEAEGTLASFHHANPPLTDQVLEIIKPIYEDLSSDELLERCLGAETQNNNESLNSLIWTFAPKHLHVGVKVVEIATFLAVIIFNKGFMPI, from the coding sequence ATGGATAAGAAAGGTAGGAAAGATGCTCGCACTCGTGCGGATCGTCAGAAGAAACGACAGTTTCGAGGCAACCAACACACAGCTGAGCAGGACTCGGAATTTACGAGCACGTCGGCaaaaaaactgcgaactgCGAAAGATATCGACTTCCCTGTTTCGAATGAATTTGGTTActgtattttaaattttttcgcagTTTTTTCAACAATTGCATCTCTTGTGAtttgtaaaaattgcaaacgTAATATGCAATTCTCCCAGACGCCAAATCGAGGTTTAGGATTCAAAATTTACGTAAAGTGCAGCTGCAATGAAGTATACATCAATTCATCGCCATTTATTAACAATGCATACGAAATAAACCGTcgaattgtttttgttttGCGGATTTGTGGTGTTGGACGAGAAGGCctgaatttattttgtagTTTGATGGACATTTGTCAGGGCATTGCTGCAAACACCTATTATGCCTGCCTTGAAAATATCTATGTAGCAGCATCTGCAGTGTACAGTTGCATTTTAAAAGAAGCAATTgaagaggagaaggaaaagaataaagaagCTGGAAATATTGAAACACATTTAACGGTTTCCGGCGACGGAACatggaaaaaaagaggattCTCATCTTTATTTGGTGTGTCTACTCTAGTTGGAAAATATTCTAACAAAGTAGTCGATGCTATGATTAAAAGTAGCTTTTGCCAAGCGTGTAATTTGTGGAATAACAAAAAGGACGACAATATTGCTGAATATAATGAGTGGTATGAAACACACGAAGAAACGTGCTCCAGAAATCATGAAGGCAGTGCGGGTAAAATGGAGATCGACGCTATCACTGAAATGTTTGTGAGATCGAAGGAGAAACACGGAGTTCTTTACGTGAAATATATTGGAGACGGGGACAGTAAAACGTTTAGGGGAATTTTAAATGTGGATCCATATGCAGAAGATGAAATTACtgtgataaaaaaagagtGCGTCGGTCACGCGGAAAAGAGAATGGGCACGAGACTTCGTAATGCGAAGAAACATAATAAAGGTATCGTCGGTAAAGGTGCTGGAAAGTTAACGGATAAAATGATTGGTGAACTCACGACGTATTATGGATTGGCTATTCGCAGACACCCAGACTCTGTCGAGGAAATGCGGAAAGCAATATGGGCAACGTATTACCACAAAAGCTCCTCCGATAATAAGCCGCAACACCAAAACTGTCCTCCGGGTGAAGAGAGCTGGTGCAAGTGGAGTAAAGCTGAAGCCGAAGGTACACTCGCAAGCTTCCATCACGCTAATCCGCCTCTTACTGATCAAGTATTGGAGATAATTAAGCCTATTTATGAAGATTTGTCATCGGATGAATTGTTGGAACGTTGCTTAGGAGCAGAAACGCAAAATAACAATGAATCTCtcaattcattgatttggacttttgctccaaaacatctccatgttggcgtgaaagttgttgaaatagcaacattcttggcagttatcattttcaataaaggatttatgccaatt
- the LOC105280376 gene encoding RING finger and CHY zinc finger domain-containing protein 1 isoform X2 — translation MQSDDEKHTAADCDKDPSCDAKDPAADNGSYPFVDSIVNRASTSGEEALATPDDDYGCEHYKRKSKFVTPCCNKVYTCRFCHDEQEAHTVNRKEVTELICVLCDTRQPVQATCQNCHCQFGKYTCLECNLFDDEDKNQYHCDGCGICRVGGRDRFFHCAKCNMCLPVQLQNGHTCIENVSHSNCPVCLEDIHTSRIPCHIPDCGHLLHRMCFEELLHSGHYACPTCQVSLLDMTDLWRYLDAEVSLTPMPEAYKNYKADILCKDCHEESTVKFHIVGLKCLNCGSYNTCRIKGSPSPDTLSEAAGSSSTGEEEPKQGQSSDKVFPRSRKE, via the exons ATGCAGAGCGACGACGAGAAGCACACCGCTGCGGATTGCGACAAGGATCCGAGCTGCGACGCGAAGGATCCTGCTGCTGATAACGGGAGTTACCCCTTCGTGGATTCGATCGTGAATCGCGCGTCTACCTCGGGAGAGGAGGCACTGGCCACTCCGGACGATGATTATGGCTGCGAGCACTACAAGCGAAAGTCCAAGTTCGTG ACTCCCTGCTGCAATAAGGTGTACACGTGTCGGTTCTGCCACGACGAGCAAGAGGCGCACACAGTGAACAGGAAAGAAGTCACGGAATTGATATGTGTTCTTTGCGACACTCGCCAGCCGGTCCAAGCCACCTGCCAGAATTGTCATTGCCAGTTTGGCAAATATACATGTCTCGAGTGTAATCTTTTTGATGACGAGGACAAGAATCAATATCACTGCGATGGCTGTGGTATATGTAGAGTCGGTGGCCGTGACAGATTCTTTCACTGTGCCAAGTGCAACATGTGTCTGCCGGTACAACTACAAAACGGGCATACG TGTATAGAAAATGTCTCGCACTCCAATTGTCCCGTGTGTCTCGAGGATATTCACACAAGTCGCATACCGTGCCACATTCCTGATTGTGGACATTTGCTACATCGTATGTGCTTCGAGGAACTGTTGCACTCGGGACACTATGCTTGTCCGACTTGTCAAGTATCGCTTCTGGACATGACAGATCTGTGGCGGTACTTGGATGCGGAAGTGTCGCTAACGCCAATGCCAGAAGCGTACAAGAACTACAAAGCCGACATCTTGTGTAAAGACTGTCACGAG GAATCGACCGTGAAGTTTCATATTGTCGGGTTGAAGTGCTTGAATTGTGGCAGCTATAATACGTGCAGGATAAAGGGCTCACCATCACCAG ACACACTGAGCGAAGCGGCTGGTAGCAGTAGCACAGGGGAGGAAGAGCCGAAGCAAGGGCAAAGCTCAGACAAGGTGTTCCCGCGGTCGCGAAAGGAATAG
- the LOC105280376 gene encoding RING finger and CHY zinc finger domain-containing protein 1 isoform X1: MQSDDEKHTAADCDKDPSCDAKDPAADNGSYPFVDSIVNRASTSGEEALATPDDDYGCEHYKRKSKFVTPCCNKVYTCRFCHDEQEAHTVNRKEVTELICVLCDTRQPVQATCQNCHCQFGKYTCLECNLFDDEDKNQYHCDGCGICRVGGRDRFFHCAKCNMCLPVQLQNGHTCIENVSHSNCPVCLEDIHTSRIPCHIPDCGHLLHRMCFEELLHSGHYACPTCQVSLLDMTDLWRYLDAEVSLTPMPEAYKNYKADILCKDCHEESTVKFHIVGLKCLNCGSYNTCRIKGSPSPDPDTLSEAAGSSSTGEEEPKQGQSSDKVFPRSRKE, encoded by the exons ATGCAGAGCGACGACGAGAAGCACACCGCTGCGGATTGCGACAAGGATCCGAGCTGCGACGCGAAGGATCCTGCTGCTGATAACGGGAGTTACCCCTTCGTGGATTCGATCGTGAATCGCGCGTCTACCTCGGGAGAGGAGGCACTGGCCACTCCGGACGATGATTATGGCTGCGAGCACTACAAGCGAAAGTCCAAGTTCGTG ACTCCCTGCTGCAATAAGGTGTACACGTGTCGGTTCTGCCACGACGAGCAAGAGGCGCACACAGTGAACAGGAAAGAAGTCACGGAATTGATATGTGTTCTTTGCGACACTCGCCAGCCGGTCCAAGCCACCTGCCAGAATTGTCATTGCCAGTTTGGCAAATATACATGTCTCGAGTGTAATCTTTTTGATGACGAGGACAAGAATCAATATCACTGCGATGGCTGTGGTATATGTAGAGTCGGTGGCCGTGACAGATTCTTTCACTGTGCCAAGTGCAACATGTGTCTGCCGGTACAACTACAAAACGGGCATACG TGTATAGAAAATGTCTCGCACTCCAATTGTCCCGTGTGTCTCGAGGATATTCACACAAGTCGCATACCGTGCCACATTCCTGATTGTGGACATTTGCTACATCGTATGTGCTTCGAGGAACTGTTGCACTCGGGACACTATGCTTGTCCGACTTGTCAAGTATCGCTTCTGGACATGACAGATCTGTGGCGGTACTTGGATGCGGAAGTGTCGCTAACGCCAATGCCAGAAGCGTACAAGAACTACAAAGCCGACATCTTGTGTAAAGACTGTCACGAG GAATCGACCGTGAAGTTTCATATTGTCGGGTTGAAGTGCTTGAATTGTGGCAGCTATAATACGTGCAGGATAAAGGGCTCACCATCACCAG ATCCAGACACACTGAGCGAAGCGGCTGGTAGCAGTAGCACAGGGGAGGAAGAGCCGAAGCAAGGGCAAAGCTCAGACAAGGTGTTCCCGCGGTCGCGAAAGGAATAG
- the LOC105280376 gene encoding RING finger and CHY zinc finger domain-containing protein 1 isoform X3, translated as MQSDDEKHTAADCDKDPSCDAKDPAADNGSYPFVDSIVNRASTSGEEALATPDDDYGCEHYKRKSKFVTPCCNKVYTCRFCHDEQEAHTVNRKEVTELICVLCDTRQPVQATCQNCHCQFGKYTCLECNLFDDEDKNQYHCDGCGICRVGGRDRFFHCAKCNMCLPVQLQNGHTCIENVSHSNCPVCLEDIHTSRIPCHIPDCGHLLHRMCFEELLHSGHYACPTCQVSLLDMTDLWRYLDAEVSLTPMPEAYKNYKADILCKDCHEESTVKFHIVGLKCLNCGSYNTCRIKGSPSPE; from the exons ATGCAGAGCGACGACGAGAAGCACACCGCTGCGGATTGCGACAAGGATCCGAGCTGCGACGCGAAGGATCCTGCTGCTGATAACGGGAGTTACCCCTTCGTGGATTCGATCGTGAATCGCGCGTCTACCTCGGGAGAGGAGGCACTGGCCACTCCGGACGATGATTATGGCTGCGAGCACTACAAGCGAAAGTCCAAGTTCGTG ACTCCCTGCTGCAATAAGGTGTACACGTGTCGGTTCTGCCACGACGAGCAAGAGGCGCACACAGTGAACAGGAAAGAAGTCACGGAATTGATATGTGTTCTTTGCGACACTCGCCAGCCGGTCCAAGCCACCTGCCAGAATTGTCATTGCCAGTTTGGCAAATATACATGTCTCGAGTGTAATCTTTTTGATGACGAGGACAAGAATCAATATCACTGCGATGGCTGTGGTATATGTAGAGTCGGTGGCCGTGACAGATTCTTTCACTGTGCCAAGTGCAACATGTGTCTGCCGGTACAACTACAAAACGGGCATACG TGTATAGAAAATGTCTCGCACTCCAATTGTCCCGTGTGTCTCGAGGATATTCACACAAGTCGCATACCGTGCCACATTCCTGATTGTGGACATTTGCTACATCGTATGTGCTTCGAGGAACTGTTGCACTCGGGACACTATGCTTGTCCGACTTGTCAAGTATCGCTTCTGGACATGACAGATCTGTGGCGGTACTTGGATGCGGAAGTGTCGCTAACGCCAATGCCAGAAGCGTACAAGAACTACAAAGCCGACATCTTGTGTAAAGACTGTCACGAG GAATCGACCGTGAAGTTTCATATTGTCGGGTTGAAGTGCTTGAATTGTGGCAGCTATAATACGTGCAGGATAAAGGGCTCACCATCACCAG AATGA